One Coffea eugenioides isolate CCC68of chromosome 2, Ceug_1.0, whole genome shotgun sequence genomic window, ggCATTGGTTAGTTCTTATATTACTACGTGACAAAACCTCAATGGGACGTTTATTTTGTCGCAGCCAACTAGACAGGACAGAAGACAAAGATCAAGAAATGACCTGGGATTGAAGTCTTGACGATGCAACCTATGTCTCCATCATGAACATTCTGACCGATGTGCTTTCAATATCCTGTTAATTACACACACACAGTCGGCaaccgcaacggatcttctgtcccacaccctgtgCCATTATCTGTcacactttttattatattgctatttatccttcataaacatcatgttttagttcttttttgtttccttaagatccaataactattaatttagtaatacacaaaatttaacaaactcaaaaaatcaaaatgcttaaaaaatgagattttttatgaattttctgctgcattttttaattttctattaaatattgcttttttgaagctgttgtatttattttttactgaatttgtagttattggattttaaggaaacaaaaaggaactaaaacatgatgattatgaaggagaaatagcaatataataaaaaatgggacagaAAATGACACAGAATGTGGGACAGGAGATCCGTTGCGGTCAGCAACCTTAACGATATCATCAAACCCAAAGTATGCTTGCCTTCCAGAACAATAGATCCTTTCAAAGTTGTCGCTGATCGACAGACAGCTGCATCTTTCTTCTGCAACAGCTaccttttttcaaaattgaaaaaaaacaaGTTTGTATATGTTTCTAGTGttataaattacaaaaaaaaaatgcgaaATTTTGATTTCACCTTTCGTCAATTGTTGGTAAAAGAGTCGCTGTGAGCTCAAAATTGCCTACAAATTTGATCTTTTTCTGTAGTTGCTGTTTTAGATGGACTTAATGTGTACTGGAATTCTGGTCCTGGACTTTCTAAAGTTTTCTACAGATGGAAGAATAATCATTCATATTACTCAGTACAGAGAGATCTTAGTACTTATTTTTTGCTAAATCGAGGGGCAATTTGAGATTCATGACAGTAAGACATGAAAATTCTCAACTTGCTACTGAGAAGCTTATTGACTGCAAAGATAGATTCCACCTCAGCTTGCAACAAATATGCAGTCTTTCTGGATGCAATTAACCCCTCCCCCCCTTCAGTTTTACTATTATGTTAGCCTATTTATGTTTCTCATTGGTCAAAGTACTAATATTTTGCCAAATACCAACAAATGAATGCGACAAAACTGGATAACGAGAATCAATAATTATATATTAGATGAACAAAGTTGACTAGCTGGCGACGTCAACGGGCATACACAATTCCAAAAAGAATTTTACCACTGGACCAAGAAGACTCAACAGTGACTCGATTATGTATTTAATTTTGGTGTGCTTTGGGGGGATAGGGTGTGTTGGTTTTCGTGAATTTTAGTTTCCATCATATCAAGAATTCAAGGTTTCAAGAAGTAATTCAGTTGTTTATGTCGTGGAttcatcaatgatcaattatGGGTGTAGTTTATGACAATTGGGAAAGGTTGGTTGATGCCACGCTGCGCCGAGAGGAGCTGCGGAGGATTGCTCTAAGAACCCCCAGCAATGTTTCTTCAGTATCAGCATCTCCATCCTTTAATGCCAGCGTTTCGGAAGGTGGGTCACCAGTAATACCTAAGAAAGTTGAGTAAGATTCACAGTTTGATCACGTTCAAATGTTCAGAATTTGATTAGAGAACTTTCAGATAATTATAGTTTTCTTGGATTGGATGGATTTAATTCTTTATGAGAGAGGGTTGAATTACTAACAGGATTTTCGATAGTATATTCGTTTGATGGGAAAATACCGGttttcatccccaaactttgggcacaagacacatttcgtccctcaTCTTTTGGGCATGACACATTTGGTGTCTGAATTAACAATTTTTTATCAAATGTCATCCTCAAACGGCAATTTAACCAACATTTAACGGACCGTTAAGTAAATGTGGCTAACCGAAGCAAAATCAGATGGAAAATGACGTTGTGTTCATTTCCTCTGCAAATTTCCAAGACTAAGCTCCTACTGCAAATTTCTCCGAGAGTAAACCCCCTCCtccaattataaatatataattataattatataatacatataaatattacttatactaatattttatataattataatgtatattagatattaaatttaatcattatATAACCTTATattcataataataaatataattataattatataatttattgatattatatactcatatatattataagggataatttcataaacctcccctaaattagcttatggaaaaatgggaaaatggataatttatggagaaaagccataaagagctggtgttttattggagaactggtttatttttattttatctgataaataaatttgtttatgaaaaaatgggtactctgttcttataatagaggaaagccataaagagctgaaattttattggaaaatgagtttatttttattttattcgataaataaatttatttatgaaaaaatgggtactctgttcttataatggaggaaagccctAAAGAGCTAGTCTTTTATAGGAAAGCGATACTTTACAGAAAGTGAccgcgatttggtttatgaaattatccaaaaaaacaatttagaatgaatttgtttatttaattaaataattattatatatatttacataatgcattatataattatactaatatattttatGAGTATaaagtatattatatattaattataatttttagtatatttatcataataaatataaatataaatatataatatattattactatatacacatatatatattaaaatatatgcacatataatatacatttataaatatatatataaatatattattaggGTATATACCCTAATAACTATAATATATTTAGGGTAATAACTATAATAACTATACCCTAATAACTCTAATATATTTAGGGTAATaactataatatatttttatatatatatttataaatatatattgtatgtgcatatatttataatatatatgtgtgtatagtaataatatattatataattataattataattattattataaatatgctaatatatactaaaaattataattaatatataatatactttataatcatataatatattagtataattaatatttatatatataatatagttataattatatattttataataatattagtataattatataatgcattatataaatatatatataataattatttaattaaataaacaaattcattctaattttttttggataatttcataaaccaaatcgcggtcactttctataaagcatcacttttcCATAAAAGACTAGCTCTTTAGggttttcctccattataagaacagagtacccattttttcataaataaatttatttattgaataaaataaaaataaactcgtTTTCGAATAAAActtcagctctttatggctttcttctattataagaacagagtacccattttttcataaacaaatttatttatcggataaaataaaaataaaccagttctccaataaaacaccagctctttacgacttttctccataaattatccattttcccatttttccataagctaatttaggggaggtttctgaaattatcccttataatatatatgtgtatataatattaataaattagataattataattatatttattattatgaatataaatttatataatgattagatttaatatctaatatacattataattatataaaatattagtataagtaatatttatatgtattatataattataattatatatttataattggaAGAGGGGGTTTACTCTCAGAGAAATTTGCAGTAGGAGCTTAGTCTTGGAAATTTGCAGAGGAAGTTgttgaagtgaaagaaaaagggaaagtgAAGACAACGTCATTTTTTCACCTGATTTTGCTTCAAATAGCCACATTTACTTAACGGTCCGTTAAAGGTTGGCTAAATTGCCGTTTGAGGATGACATTTGGTCAAAAATTGTTAATTCAGACACCAAATGTGTCAAGCCCAAAAGAtgagggacgaaatgtgtcttgtgcccaaagtttggggatgaaaaCCGGTATTTTCCCTTCGTTTGATTTTTGCTATCTTCTTATTTCAAGAATCTTGCTTAGCTAGTATTCATTTCATTGCTTATTCTCcttcttctaatttttttttttggaagttcTTTGGAAGTATAATATTGCTGGTACAGGGTAATGCCAGTCTCTAGCTTTCGGTGGGCATCAAATGAAATGGATTAGCTAACAGCTTAACTGCATAATTTTTCTCTGTGGTAAAAGTGCAGGAGCTAGTGGGGGTGAGGAGACTCGTACAGAAGGGGAGACCTCGGCTTGCAACGATCTAAGGATATTCTCTTTTTCAGAACTCAAGCTTGCGACCAATAATTTCGCCCCTCGTACGCAGCTGGGGTGTAACGAACTTGGGATGTTACATAGAGGTTCTCTTTGCGATGAAGCTTCATCAATTTGTACAAATGAATCATTGATTGCTGTCAGAAGATTTTATTCTGAAAGTGTGCAAGAATTTCATGAGTGGCAGGTAACATTTCAGCTGTCTTGAATGGGTGGATAATTGCTCAATCTTCGGTTGTACTTCTTCGATTCTCTAACTATTATATCTATGCCACACACACAACTGGAAGTTGGAATAAACTTTTGTTTCTCTGTTGATGGATGCTGCCATTTCTTCTGAAGTAATTTATACACTTCTGAGGTACTCCAATATGTGACAAAGGGTAGTTCACTTGTGATCTATAAGTTTCAAGTTGTTCTGAATTTTCCTGTCATATATTTGGTGCAGTCTGAAGTAAATTTGATTGGAAGACTTTCTCATCCTAACATAATTAAGCTCCTTGGTTATTGTCGGGAGGACAATGAGCTACTTCTTGTCTATGATTATCTGCAACAGGGCAGCTTGGAGAAGCTCCTGTTTGAAAGTGAGACCATAAATTTGCCTTATTAGCTTCTCAATTAACCTTGAATCAGCTACTGGCATCTGTATGTCTATCCAATATAGCTTATTGGTGCTTTGATGTCTTAAGGGGACTATACCAATCACCCTCTTCCATGGGATAGAAGGCTTAAGATTCTAATTGGAGCAGCTCGAGGTTTGGCATTCTTGCATGCATCAGAAAGACAAGGTTTGTTTAACCAGAAAGAGGAGAGAGAAGGTTTTTATGAATATTTTGACACCTCAGACATATTGCTTGATCATGTAAGTTTCTTTCAGATATACAACTTAATTGCATTTGAGATTTCTTATCTCATTACTTTATTATTAGGCTTTGAGGGTTCTACTTGAAaaagttttccagttttgattgaAAACAAAACTGATGAGGGTAAAAGAAGCCTCATtcctttgcacttggtaacacATTGTTTTCAGTCTTACAATGCCAAGATATCTGGTTTTAGTCTGGCAACGATTTCAGAGGATCCTCTGCAGCTGGGTGTTGAAGTATATCCAGGTACAGATTGGTCAAGAGGCAGCAGCCACAGTGCACCTGAGTACATCATGACAGGTAATCTAGCCAGACCTATTTAGCGTCAGTACTGAAGGATAAGCGGCCATTTCAAAGTAAACCTATTAGTAATATTTGCCAATTTAAATTGGAGGAAGATGGCAAACAGAAAGATGAGGGCATAACTATTCTACTCTTTAATTAACAGGGAACTTGTACTTGGAGGGCGACGTGTATGGCTTTGGTATTGTAATGGTCGAAATGCTAACTGGTTTACGAGCAGGATATTGGGCACTTCAGTCTGGACAGTTTGTGCGGGTTGATCGGATCAAGCATGATTTAGCCACCAGAAGAAGGTTAGACAAAATAATGGACTCCCGATTAGAAGGCAAATATCCTGCAAAAGCTGCCACAAGAGTATCTGAACTTGCTCTGAGATGTCTTGAGATGCAACCTAAACGCCGACCATCCATGCAAGAAGTTGCGGAGGTACTAGAGCTTATTGAATCTGCTGATCGAAATTAAACAACCAAGGATATATTCCATGAACAAGACAGCTCATTTCCTTGGTCAGCAACCTCATGTTTCGCCACCTTCAACCAAGGAGCGAATCGTATCCATCCTGTCCTGTTCCACAATGTTATCGTATTGTTCAAAATTCACAGATCATAATGTTTAGACTTGCTTTCCAGAAAACCAGATCCTTTCGATTGTTAGTCGGCTGATTGATTCAACAGCTGCTTgtttcttcttcaatttaaCCTCTTCAGAATTGGGAACCAGTAACAACTCTAATGCAACGAGTAACAACAAAGACGCGAAATTCTGTTTTCATCTCTCAGAAGCCTGTTGCTAAATGAGTCAATTCTGTGCTCGAGTGTCCTCTTTGAGTATCTCAACCATAAACTAAGTCTGACAATATATCAGCCAAGAAAGATGATTTCTATTTTCTACGGAAGAAGTTGGTGGCTGTTAATATTCTGGGCTAATACTTCCAAACATGCTCCACCTGGTTGTTTAAAATGTAACTTCCATCCTGATTCCTGAAGTCCGTTACATAAATGAGCACATTCGCATCGAAATTAAATTTCAACTCCTGCCTAGCTGATGAAAGAAACTTAATTCTTCAAATCAGTGCTACCATTGTTGTAACTACAAATAGTCATCTCTTCCACCTTATTGCTAACATCAAAACTAGAGATAAGATATAATACTTACTCAGACATTAAATTTTATATGAATACAACAATAATGTTATCTGTGGGTTGCAACAGTAAACTTCAACCAAGTTACTGAACAGAATAACTCGTAGATTCATCAACCATCAAACATGGCTGTAGTTTACTACAATTGAAAAAGGTTGGTGGATGCCACGCTATGCTCTAAGAACCACCATCAATCTTTCCTCGGTaacattatcatcaccatccttAAATTTCAGGGTTTTGGAAGGTGGGAGACAAGCATTAGTTAAGAAAGTTGAGAAAGAACGACACTTCGTAATATCACTCTGGAGTTCTTGATTTTCTATTGAAGTCATAACCATTAATACTATCCCCTTTGTAAATCGGTAGCCGCAGTTCATCTTTCTCCTCATATGTTGTTGATCTTGGCTTAGCAAACTGACCAGCCATTCTTCCAACCTGATATTGTTAACAAGAGAAATATTGCCAACTTCATAGTTGAATAATTTCTCAATTGGAGTAGAATTTACGAGTTTGAAGACATGCAAAATAGAATGGCTTATCACGTTATCTAATCAAACAAGTAACAGCACCTCGATTACAAAATGCCATGTCTTGCTGTTCTTCTACATTTTTCATAGTCAGTATATTTTTAATACTTCGCAGCCGTGAACATTTTAGTCCTAATATGCCTTCTCTAGCAAGATATTCCAGTCCCTCTGTATTTTCCAGCCACTTGCATTGATCAACTCTTGCATGCACGCGCATTATTGCTGATAGGAATATGTTTTAATTAGT contains:
- the LOC113762995 gene encoding probable serine/threonine-protein kinase PIX13, with protein sequence MGVVYDNWERLVDATLRREELRRIALRTPSNVSSVSASPSFNASVSEGASGGEETRTEGETSACNDLRIFSFSELKLATNNFAPRTQLGCNELGMLHRGSLCDEASSICTNESLIAVRRFYSESVQEFHEWQSEVNLIGRLSHPNIIKLLGYCREDNELLLVYDYLQQGSLEKLLFERDYTNHPLPWDRRLKILIGAARGLAFLHASERQGLFNQKEEREGFYEYFDTSDILLDHSYNAKISGFSLATISEDPLQLGVEVYPGTDWSRGSSHSAPEYIMTGNLYLEGDVYGFGIVMVEMLTGLRAGYWALQSGQFVRVDRIKHDLATRRRLDKIMDSRLEGKYPAKAATRVSELALRCLEMQPKRRPSMQEVAEVLELIESADRN